A DNA window from Argiope bruennichi chromosome X2, qqArgBrue1.1, whole genome shotgun sequence contains the following coding sequences:
- the LOC129959945 gene encoding protein slit-like: MQCQFFGNHKQRPALVSKKMLVFRRNSGVHLAVPLALLALGVLSAAALHYECPEPVDIFPCYCEEEDEEAMMFCNHFWKPDQIYKSIRGLKKNNGIYKMSFFMNRILEPVNADAFKDAPVERIMFENSTVTLLAPQFSGLEDYLVSLQMRATFNKTNPVGSWSLSHLTKLKELIFDKNKIMTLEDDWLASAPKSLRSISLENNNIITLGDKVFTKATNVMFLILDGNRLTAMKRSMFPSPAESLRSLSLNFNRLRYLPYDLFVDMPNLRIIEIQHNRLTTLEEPIWSVMWSQLSKLDLSENPLECDRSLKWIVSADTKPVLLYGECQAPEKLKNKSLKSLTMADFS, from the exons ATGCAATGCCAGTTCTTTGGGAACCACAAACAGAGACCAGCGCTTGTTTCTAAGAAAATG CTTGTCTTCAGAAGAAATTCGGGTGTTCATTTAGCAGTTCCACTTGCGTTGTTAGCGCTAGGAGTGTTGTCAGCTGCAGCTCTTCATTATGAATGTCCCGAGCCTGTTGATATTTTTCCATGCTACTGTGAAGAAGAAGATGAAGAAGCTATGATGTTCTGCAATCATTTTTGGAAACCTGATCAGATATATAAGTCCATTAgaggtttgaaaaaaaataatggaatttacaAAATGTCTTTCTTTATGAACAGAATTCTGGAACCCGTAAATGCCGATGCTTTTAAAGATGCTCCTGTCGAAAggataatgtttgaaaattcgACAGTTACTCTCTTGGCTCCTCAGTTTTCGGGACTCGAAGATTATCTTGTCAGCTTGCAAATGAGAGCTACTTTTAACAAAACAAATCCTGTAGGATCATGGTCCCTTAGTCATTTAACAAAACTCAAAGAGCTTATATTCGACAAGAACAAAATAATGACACTTGAAGACGATTGGTTAGCAAGTGCACCAAAGTCCCTGAGATCTATTTCATtggaaaataacaatattattacgCTCGGAGACAAAGTATTTACCAAAGCCACAAACGTTATGTTTCTGATCTTGGATGGAAACAGACTTACTGCAATGAAGCGAAGTATGTTCCCTAGTCCAGCTGAATCACTACGTTCCTTGAGTctcaa cttcaaTCGTTTGCGATACCTTCCATATGATCTGTTCGTAGACATGCCAAATCTTCGGATTATAGAGATTCAACATAACAGACTAACAACTTTAGAGGAGCCAATCTGGTCTGTAATGTGGTCCCAACTTTCGAAATTAGATCTTTCAG AAAATCCATTGGAATGCGATCGCTCATTGAAATGGATTGTTTCTGCTGATACAAAGCCTGTGCTTCTGTATGGAGAATGCCAAGCACCAGAGAAACTGAAGAATAAATCCTTGAAATCTTTGACGATGGCAGATTTTAGTTAA
- the LOC129960985 gene encoding slit homolog 2 protein-like yields the protein MSLSAVSGIIFSLVLAVHCESPPCPPAEDIYPCYCSGDQWLTSVGCESLSSLDKAYPAIKNTKGQNMSFAFWKSKLGDIPSNFFEGHQSISLHFENCQIGSFGSRPFTGLENTLKDLFIYGSVDKRKKDLESFPLGHLRKLESLAFQANDIKRLGNDWFTGGPKTLEYLNLEANDIEELGDKAFASLVNVQQIWLGDNSFKKVSRSMFPRPANNLKLLEMSFSGYSELPEDIFDDMPSLTSINVSGNRLQTVPEATWGRIWSQLDEVYLERNVGFVCDERLKWIYQRKLPKIMTGRCPTSDNSKLSGKNLSELKLSDFE from the exons ATGTCACTTTCGGCTGTTAGTGGAATTATATTTAGCTTGGTTCTCGCAGTTCACTGTGAAAGTCCACCATGTCCACCCGCTGAGGATATTTATCCCTGCTATTGTTCTGGTGACCAATGGCTCACATCTGTTGGATGTGAAAGTTTAAGCAGCCTTGATAAAGCTTATCCTGCTATAAAAAACACCAAAGGTCAAAATATGTCCTTCGCATTTTGGAAATCAAAATTAGGTGATATTCCATCGAATTTCTTTGAAGGTCATCAGTCAATCAGTTTGCATTTTGAGAACTGTCAAATTGGATCTTTTGGATCTAGGCCTTTTACGGGATTAGAAAATACGTTAAAAGACTTGTTCATATATGGAAGTGTGGATAAGAGAAAAAAGGATTTAGAAAGTTTTCCTCTTGGTCATCTGAGGAAATTAGAATCGCTTGCATTCCAAGCAAATGACATCAAGAGATTAGGCAACGACTGGTTCACAGGAGGCCCTAAAACTCTGGAATACTTAAATTTGGAAGCCAATGACATCGAAGAGCTAGGAGATAAAGCCTTTGCTTCATTAGTTAATGTGCAGCAAATCTGGCTGGGagataacagttttaaaaaagtttctagaTCCATGTTTCCCCGACCCGCAAACAATCTGAAATTGCTTGAAATGAG CTTTAGCGGTTATTCTGAGCTTCCTGAGGATATATTTGATGACATGCCTTCTCTGACAAGTATAAATGTATCTGGAAATAGACTTCAAACAGTTCCTGAAGCTACATGGGGAAGAATATGGAGTCAACTTGATGAAGTATATCTTGAGC GTAACGTCGGATTTGTTTGCGACGAACGATTGAAGTGGATCTACCAGCGAAAGTTGCCGAAAATCATGACAGGTCGTTGCCCAACAAGTGACAACAGCAAGCTTAGTGGAAAGAATCTGTCTGAATTAAAACTTTCCGATTTTGAGTAA